In Blastopirellula sp. J2-11, a single genomic region encodes these proteins:
- a CDS encoding tetratricopeptide repeat protein has translation MRITRRFLALTLIAALTSAAAADQIRTESGGQSGSIVSSTKDALIMNKSGSPVEIPVEDIVTVSFDDESFPLKQARQEAANGQLQDALDRLAKLEPSGPDLVKQESEYLKAYCTARLALAGSADQKVATELLFKFAQSAPNSWHFYEAAELLGDLAVAQQQYDRATQYYGSIANAKSADYRARARVLAARALIAQGKFAEASKMYDEVLALQAPSSGVARQKDFATVGKAICLAELGKPADGVKMIEPVLERANPKDIDLFSAAYNALGRCHQKAGQPKDALLAYLHTDILFYGNPEMHAEALYYMSKLWKEVNDPDKGVAAYDLLRSRYAGSRWANMN, from the coding sequence ATGCGAATTACCCGTCGATTCCTTGCTCTCACGCTAATCGCAGCGTTGACGAGCGCCGCCGCCGCCGATCAGATTCGTACCGAATCGGGCGGACAATCCGGCTCGATTGTCAGCAGCACCAAAGATGCGCTGATCATGAACAAGTCAGGCTCGCCGGTCGAAATCCCGGTCGAAGACATCGTGACCGTTTCGTTCGACGACGAATCGTTCCCGCTGAAACAAGCGCGTCAAGAAGCGGCCAACGGCCAATTGCAAGACGCGCTCGATCGCCTAGCCAAGTTAGAGCCGTCCGGCCCTGATCTGGTGAAACAAGAGAGCGAGTATCTGAAGGCCTATTGCACCGCCCGCTTGGCGCTCGCAGGCTCGGCCGACCAGAAAGTAGCGACCGAACTGTTGTTCAAGTTCGCGCAGAGCGCCCCCAACAGCTGGCACTTTTATGAAGCGGCCGAACTGCTCGGCGATCTGGCGGTCGCCCAACAGCAGTACGACCGTGCGACCCAGTACTACGGCAGCATCGCCAACGCCAAGTCGGCCGACTATCGGGCACGCGCTCGCGTATTGGCCGCTCGTGCGTTAATCGCCCAAGGCAAGTTCGCCGAAGCGAGCAAGATGTATGACGAAGTTCTCGCGTTGCAGGCTCCTTCGTCCGGCGTCGCACGCCAGAAAGATTTCGCCACCGTCGGCAAAGCGATCTGTCTGGCCGAGCTAGGCAAGCCGGCCGACGGCGTGAAAATGATCGAGCCGGTCCTTGAGCGGGCCAACCCCAAAGATATCGACCTCTTTTCGGCAGCCTACAACGCACTCGGCCGCTGCCATCAGAAAGCGGGTCAGCCCAAAGACGCACTCTTGGCTTACCTGCACACCGACATTTTGTTCTACGGCAATCCCGAGATGCACGCGGAAGCGCTCTACTACATGAGCAAGCTTTGGAAAGAGGTCAACGATCCCGATAAAGGAGTGGCCGCTTACGATCTGCTCCGTTCGCGCTACGCCGGCAGTCGCTGGGCCAACATGAACTAG
- a CDS encoding RNA polymerase sigma factor, protein MPLSSEQFERLIHEHSPALYRVAFRMLGDRHLAEDVLQEAFRSVWTGRAKLDPERSERAWLASILRRRIIDRWRKKSDVKCVGDSETLDRASLDADPFGDELSAEMQLALDRLPVELKETLLLVVVGELTHREAAETLGVPLGTVLSRVNRARGRLREYLSARQPK, encoded by the coding sequence TTGCCCTTATCTTCTGAGCAGTTTGAGCGACTCATTCACGAGCATAGCCCGGCGCTCTATCGCGTCGCGTTTCGGATGCTCGGTGATCGCCATTTGGCCGAAGATGTGCTGCAAGAGGCTTTTCGCTCGGTCTGGACAGGGAGAGCGAAACTCGATCCCGAGCGAAGCGAACGTGCTTGGCTCGCTTCCATCTTGCGCCGCCGGATCATCGATCGCTGGCGGAAAAAAAGTGACGTGAAGTGCGTCGGAGACTCCGAAACGCTCGATCGAGCCTCGCTTGACGCCGATCCGTTTGGTGACGAACTGAGCGCCGAAATGCAGCTGGCCCTCGATCGTCTGCCGGTCGAATTGAAAGAAACCCTCCTGCTGGTCGTCGTTGGTGAGCTAACTCACCGTGAAGCGGCCGAAACGCTGGGAGTTCCGCTCGGAACGGTCTTATCACGCGTGAATCGAGCCCGAGGGCGTCTGCGGGAATATCTTTCGGCACGTCAACCGAAGTGA
- a CDS encoding DUF4236 domain-containing protein — protein sequence MGWSYRKSISLGPLRINFSKSGVGFSFGIPGFRGGMSASGRKYVSAGIPGTGIRYQKSGKTLMSLIDFSKPAKKKKRTYKRKPTIR from the coding sequence GTGGGTTGGTCCTATCGCAAATCAATCTCGCTGGGGCCGTTGCGGATTAATTTCAGCAAGAGCGGCGTCGGTTTCTCGTTTGGAATCCCCGGCTTCCGCGGCGGCATGAGCGCCAGCGGCCGAAAATATGTGTCGGCCGGGATTCCCGGAACCGGAATCCGTTATCAAAAATCGGGCAAAACGTTGATGTCGCTCATCGATTTCAGCAAGCCTGCGAAAAAGAAAAAACGAACGTACAAACGCAAACCAACGATTAGGTGA
- a CDS encoding pentapeptide repeat-containing protein, protein MRKKISGYGLLAPDLPDEEQLVPCSLATIQDDQVYDRLWIRGEREPAMLDRLTISESRLDQISWSQAKLPEISLRDVKASTCDFSNARMPNSDFQQVELIGAKLVGVDFSESIWRNVVLTKCNLSFCTWRGARLKNCRFEDCELSDAEFDLVQFDNVEWIDSRMRRSRFYGARLTETKIIRCELTDFGATADDLRKLTIDAPGWLQLAPLFDVTIG, encoded by the coding sequence ATGCGCAAAAAAATATCGGGCTACGGACTCCTCGCTCCCGATTTGCCGGACGAAGAGCAACTGGTCCCCTGCTCTCTCGCTACGATCCAAGACGATCAGGTCTACGACCGACTCTGGATTCGGGGAGAACGCGAGCCGGCGATGCTGGATCGGCTGACGATTTCGGAGTCGCGGCTCGATCAGATCAGCTGGTCTCAGGCCAAGTTGCCCGAAATCTCGCTGCGTGACGTGAAAGCGTCGACCTGTGACTTTTCGAACGCGCGGATGCCGAACAGCGATTTTCAGCAAGTCGAACTGATCGGCGCCAAGCTGGTCGGCGTTGACTTTAGCGAATCGATCTGGCGCAACGTCGTGCTGACCAAATGCAATCTCTCGTTCTGCACTTGGCGCGGAGCTCGGCTGAAAAACTGCCGGTTCGAAGATTGCGAACTGAGTGACGCCGAGTTCGATCTCGTGCAGTTTGACAATGTCGAATGGATCGACAGCCGCATGCGCCGCAGCCGCTTCTATGGCGCGAGACTCACAGAAACCAAGATCATCCGCTGCGAACTGACGGACTTCGGCGCCACGGCGGATGATCTCCGCAAGCTGACGATCGACGCTCCCGGCTGGCTGCAATTGGCGCCGCTGTTTGATGTGACGATCGGGTAG
- a CDS encoding DUF1559 domain-containing protein has translation MQTFCVGGRRRSAFTLVELLVVIAIIGVLIALLLPAVQQAREAARRISCTNNLKQISLAMHNYHDTFQSLPYGQFSYGIFANSYLGTSDTDVYPNGSSWFQCILPFVEQSAMYDAIKTDMLSMPTISLSATVRNTVVEGFVCPSDPNGGKVGHDGFQGNYLGNTHTENSGINSANATYMNGLFYTKSGVKLREITDGLSNTLMMGECLQGSPDGPAATEYDTTANYWNSQATETTFNTGSRGLFVPDYNAADHCVDTPNKPCTFSNAYSSWFVLRSEHPGGIMVSRADASVSFIQENISNTTLIDLANRRDGNVITQF, from the coding sequence ATGCAGACCTTTTGTGTCGGCGGTCGCCGCCGTAGTGCTTTTACGCTGGTCGAATTGCTGGTGGTCATCGCGATTATCGGCGTCTTGATCGCGCTGCTTTTGCCGGCGGTTCAACAGGCCCGCGAAGCGGCTCGCCGCATCAGTTGCACCAACAATCTAAAGCAAATCAGCTTGGCGATGCACAACTATCACGACACTTTCCAGTCGTTGCCATACGGACAATTCAGCTATGGCATTTTCGCGAATTCTTACCTAGGAACCTCCGACACGGACGTGTATCCCAACGGATCTAGTTGGTTTCAATGCATTTTGCCATTCGTCGAACAGTCGGCGATGTACGATGCGATCAAGACCGACATGCTTTCGATGCCCACAATCAGCTTAAGCGCCACGGTGCGAAACACGGTGGTGGAAGGTTTTGTCTGCCCATCCGATCCCAATGGCGGCAAGGTTGGACATGATGGTTTCCAGGGGAATTATCTTGGAAATACCCACACCGAAAATTCTGGAATCAATTCGGCGAACGCGACCTACATGAACGGCCTTTTCTATACGAAGTCGGGGGTCAAACTTCGAGAGATTACCGACGGACTCAGCAACACGTTGATGATGGGAGAATGTCTTCAGGGTTCGCCAGACGGCCCAGCGGCGACGGAATACGATACGACGGCCAACTATTGGAATTCGCAGGCTACGGAAACGACCTTCAACACCGGAAGTCGCGGTTTGTTTGTCCCAGATTACAACGCCGCCGACCATTGCGTTGATACGCCGAACAAGCCTTGTACGTTCAGCAATGCGTACTCTTCGTGGTTTGTGCTGCGCAGTGAGCACCCCGGCGGCATCATGGTGTCGCGAGCAGACGCGTCCGTCTCTTTTATCCAGGAAAATATCAGCAATACGACCTTGATCGATCTCGCGAATCGCAGGGACGGAAACGTGATTACGCAGTTCTAG
- a CDS encoding DUF423 domain-containing protein, with protein MESLELLTNRPNLIEVARAEIKCRLFSYNQTIAMRYITYNQILTRPHIIPIKKAIPMAHYNMIAGGIFGLIAVLAGAVLSDQVKLRLDNVLLEKAVAVPAVLHPDGTIARDATTEISIIDRRENEDAWLRYLTGNFYLMFNGLAMIALGLIGAQAGGDSRIAIAGGACFTVGNLLFAVCMSAAAALSMPTLRVPIPVGAILLAAGWICLIVVSMKAKRPA; from the coding sequence ATGGAATCCCTGGAACTCTTGACCAATCGGCCGAATCTTATTGAGGTTGCGCGTGCAGAGATCAAATGTCGATTATTCTCATATAATCAGACTATCGCCATGCGATATATAACTTACAATCAAATTCTGACTAGGCCACACATCATTCCCATAAAAAAAGCGATTCCCATGGCACACTACAATATGATTGCAGGAGGAATATTCGGACTGATCGCCGTGCTTGCAGGCGCTGTGCTAAGCGATCAGGTGAAACTGCGTCTTGACAACGTACTTCTGGAAAAAGCGGTGGCTGTTCCCGCGGTCCTTCACCCGGACGGGACAATCGCCCGCGACGCTACCACGGAAATCAGCATCATCGACCGACGCGAAAATGAGGATGCTTGGCTCCGCTATCTGACCGGAAATTTTTACCTGATGTTCAACGGCCTAGCGATGATTGCGCTGGGACTGATCGGAGCGCAAGCAGGCGGCGACTCCAGGATTGCGATCGCCGGAGGCGCCTGTTTTACGGTTGGCAACCTTCTGTTCGCAGTCTGCATGAGCGCCGCCGCAGCGTTATCGATGCCGACGCTCCGAGTACCGATTCCCGTGGGAGCAATTCTCTTGGCCGCGGGTTGGATTTGTCTTATCGTCGTATCGATGAAGGCCAAAAGGCCGGCATAG